The window TGCGCCGGGCAAGTTCCGGGGCAAACGCAACGAGCCGGCCTATGTGGTCGAGGTCGCCAAGGTGCTGGCCGAAACGCGCGGTGTGTCGCTCGAGGAGATTTCACGCCAGACCAGCGAAAACTTCTTCCGCCTGTTCTCCAAGGTGAAAGCTTGAGGTTGAAAGCCGCATGACGCTGACGCTGACGATCCTGGGCTGCGGCTCCTCCGCCGGCGTGCCCCGCCCGGCGCTGGGCTGGGGCGCCTGCGATCCCAACAATCCCAAAAACCGCCGTCGCCGCTGCTCACTGCTGGTCGAACAGACATCAGGCCATGGCACCACGCGCATCGTGATCGACACCTCGCCGGATTTGCGCGAACAGCTGATCTCGACCGATGTCGACCATATCGACGCGGTGTTCCTGACGCATGAGCATGCCGACCAGACCCACGGCATGGACGATCTGCGCTCGGTCGTGATCCACATGCGCAAGCGCATCCCGGTCTATTTCAACCAGTCGACCGCCAAGGACATCATGGCGCGGTTCTCCTATTGCTTCATCTCGCCGGAGGGCAGCGACTATCCGCCGATCCTCACCCGGCATTCGATCGAGGCCGGCCACAGCCAGACCATCAGCGGCAAGGGCGGCGAGGTGACGATGACCGCGTTCCTGGTCCAGCACGGCCAGATCCCTGCGCTCGGCTATCGCATCGGCAATGCCGCTTACACGCCCGATCTCAACGACATCCCGCGCGAGAGCTGGGGTGCCCTTGAAAACCTCGACCTCTGGATCGTCGACGGCCTGCGCTACACCGGCCATCCCAGCCATTTCAGCATCAATGACGCGCTGTCCTGGATCGAACGCTTCAAGCCGAAGCGCGCCGTCATCACCAACATGACCGCCGATGTCGATTACGAGGTGATCCGGCAATCATTGCCCGCAGGCGTGGTGCCGGCCTATGACGGGCTGCGGCTCGACACGGTGTAAAAGTACCCGAAGCCTCCGGCCCAGACCGGCATGGTCCTTGCCTGCATGGACGCGATCGTGTTGGTCTAACGTCTCAAAGACAGGCGCGGGACGGCAGCGATAATCAGCCAGCACCGACGGGTTCGCAAGTCGTCTGGTTTGGACCGCGTGGCGTGAGGATGG is drawn from Bradyrhizobium diazoefficiens and contains these coding sequences:
- a CDS encoding MBL fold metallo-hydrolase translates to MTLTLTILGCGSSAGVPRPALGWGACDPNNPKNRRRRCSLLVEQTSGHGTTRIVIDTSPDLREQLISTDVDHIDAVFLTHEHADQTHGMDDLRSVVIHMRKRIPVYFNQSTAKDIMARFSYCFISPEGSDYPPILTRHSIEAGHSQTISGKGGEVTMTAFLVQHGQIPALGYRIGNAAYTPDLNDIPRESWGALENLDLWIVDGLRYTGHPSHFSINDALSWIERFKPKRAVITNMTADVDYEVIRQSLPAGVVPAYDGLRLDTV